One window of the Novipirellula caenicola genome contains the following:
- a CDS encoding proteasome-type protease, producing MTFCIGIQVRDGIVALADTRITRGSEQVNKQKLAEFQHGDASLFTMTSGLRSVRDKTLIYVEETLRQGQTPVDRLYQFANLFGEQLRRVRNEDGPSLSSTGHTFNMHAIIGGCLLADQSPQLFYVYPEGNWVEAAMDSPYFMIGRTYYGKPILDRLLNYETSLRSAVALALLAFDATRTSVTDVDYPIDVAVIPNHSRHPQFQRFTESDLAETTQWWSEVLTHSLASMPMRWADSLLGLQSGQ from the coding sequence GTGACGTTTTGTATCGGCATCCAAGTACGCGATGGAATCGTAGCACTGGCGGACACACGCATTACCCGTGGCAGTGAACAGGTCAACAAACAAAAGTTAGCCGAGTTCCAGCACGGGGACGCGTCGCTGTTCACGATGACCAGCGGGCTGCGCTCGGTTCGCGACAAGACGTTGATCTACGTCGAAGAAACCTTGCGACAAGGGCAAACGCCAGTCGATCGTCTCTACCAATTCGCCAATCTGTTTGGCGAACAACTCCGACGCGTTCGTAATGAAGACGGCCCCTCGCTATCCTCGACCGGACATACGTTTAACATGCACGCGATCATCGGCGGCTGTTTGCTGGCCGACCAATCGCCGCAATTGTTCTACGTTTATCCCGAAGGCAATTGGGTCGAAGCCGCGATGGATTCCCCCTACTTTATGATCGGGCGAACCTATTACGGCAAACCGATTTTGGATCGATTGTTGAACTATGAAACCTCGTTGCGGTCGGCCGTGGCGTTGGCACTGCTGGCCTTTGACGCGACGCGAACCAGCGTGACGGACGTCGACTATCCGATCGATGTGGCAGTCATCCCAAATCATTCGCGACACCCGCAATTCCAGCGGTTCACCGAATCCGATCTGGCAGAAACGACTCAGTGGTGGTCCGAAGTGCTCACCCATTCGTTGGCCTCGATGCCGATGCGATGGGCCGACTCGCTGCTCGGATTGCAAAGCGGTCAGTGA
- a CDS encoding SDR family NAD(P)-dependent oxidoreductase, with amino-acid sequence MHIRLENKTAVVTGSTAGIGYAIAKGLAAAGAGVVINGRSQARVDQAIKKLEGELKELDRGDSGSIRGVAADLATVDGFKHFVAEAPQADILINNLGIFEPKPYFEIPDEDWERFFQTNVMSAIRMSRHYTPGMVDRGWGRVQFISSESAIAIPTEMIHYGMTKTALLSISRGLAATVAATGVTVNAILPGPTASEGVSQFVDDLARDGNKTREQVETEFFEQVRPTSLIQRFETVDEIANMCVFVASEQASAITGAALRVDGGTVNAIF; translated from the coding sequence ATGCATATTAGATTAGAAAACAAGACAGCCGTTGTGACGGGCTCGACTGCGGGAATTGGTTACGCGATCGCAAAGGGGCTGGCTGCTGCCGGGGCGGGCGTGGTCATTAATGGACGCAGCCAAGCGCGAGTCGACCAGGCAATCAAGAAGCTCGAAGGCGAACTGAAGGAACTTGATCGGGGGGACAGCGGTTCGATCCGTGGCGTCGCCGCGGATCTTGCGACAGTCGATGGCTTCAAGCATTTTGTTGCCGAGGCACCTCAGGCTGACATTTTGATCAACAACCTCGGCATCTTCGAACCGAAGCCGTATTTTGAAATTCCGGATGAGGATTGGGAACGCTTCTTTCAGACCAATGTGATGAGTGCGATTCGAATGTCACGTCACTACACGCCGGGGATGGTGGATCGCGGTTGGGGGCGTGTTCAATTTATTTCATCCGAGTCGGCAATCGCGATCCCCACAGAGATGATTCATTACGGGATGACCAAAACGGCGTTACTGTCGATTTCGCGTGGGCTTGCCGCTACCGTCGCGGCAACGGGAGTCACGGTCAATGCGATTTTGCCTGGGCCGACGGCATCGGAAGGGGTGTCGCAATTTGTCGATGACTTGGCCCGTGATGGAAACAAGACGCGCGAGCAGGTCGAGACCGAGTTCTTTGAACAAGTCCGTCCAACCTCATTGATCCAGCGGTTTGAAACGGTCGACGAGATCGCGAATATGTGTGTGTTTGTTGCATCAGAGCAGGCTTCTGCGATCACCGGTGCCGCGCTCCGCGTCGACGGTGGCACGGTCAACGCAATCTTCTAA
- the egtD gene encoding L-histidine N(alpha)-methyltransferase yields the protein MNQANVVQSTAVRVDTFLDDVLDGLSRPHKSLPSKYLYDERGSHLFDQICELDEYYVTRTELAIMQQNASSIAHQIDTDVMLVEYGSGSSLKTRVLLDSLSRPAAYVPVDISEEHLLNTAEQLRLAYPDLKVLPVVADFTQPFTLPDCEPPASHVAFYFPGSTIGNFTPPQAGKLLQQMAAMLGQQGGLLIGIDLQKDLDVLHAAYDDREGVTAAFSLNLLSRINRELGGNFDCDRFQHRAVYNTLHHRIEISIVSLEDQVVSIGDHAIEFAAGEGILTEYSHKYTVDGFAKFARQYGFQLHKSWTDPQNYFAVLHLVIE from the coding sequence ATGAATCAAGCCAACGTTGTGCAGTCCACTGCTGTCCGAGTGGATACGTTTCTCGACGATGTGTTGGACGGGCTCTCGCGTCCCCACAAATCGCTGCCTAGTAAATACTTGTATGACGAGCGTGGCTCGCATCTGTTTGATCAAATCTGCGAACTGGATGAGTACTATGTAACGCGTACCGAGTTGGCGATCATGCAACAGAATGCGTCATCGATCGCTCATCAAATTGATACCGATGTGATGTTGGTGGAATATGGCAGCGGAAGCAGTTTGAAAACGCGTGTGTTACTTGATTCGCTGTCGCGTCCTGCTGCCTACGTGCCTGTCGATATCTCGGAAGAGCACTTGCTGAACACTGCCGAACAATTGCGATTAGCCTACCCGGACTTGAAGGTCCTGCCCGTCGTCGCCGACTTTACCCAACCGTTTACGCTACCCGATTGTGAGCCGCCTGCGTCACACGTTGCGTTTTACTTTCCTGGGTCCACGATCGGCAACTTCACTCCGCCGCAAGCTGGTAAACTGTTGCAGCAAATGGCTGCAATGCTGGGGCAACAAGGTGGATTGTTGATTGGTATCGATCTGCAAAAAGATCTCGACGTTTTGCATGCCGCCTACGATGATCGCGAAGGGGTCACGGCTGCGTTTAGTCTAAATCTGCTGAGCCGAATCAATCGCGAACTCGGGGGTAATTTTGATTGTGATCGCTTCCAACATCGCGCTGTTTACAACACCCTGCACCACCGAATTGAAATCAGCATTGTCAGTCTTGAAGATCAAGTGGTTTCCATTGGCGACCATGCGATCGAGTTTGCTGCGGGCGAAGGCATTCTGACCGAGTATTCTCACAAGTACACCGTAGACGGATTTGCGAAGTTCGCTCGCCAGTACGGATTCCAGCTTCACAAATCCTGGACCGATCCACAGAACTATTTCGCAGTCTTGCACCTCGTTATTGAATAG
- the egtB gene encoding ergothioneine biosynthesis protein EgtB, with amino-acid sequence MSSTAAALSPGEQLRASYLATRSFTDQIAQPLSAEDCTVQSMDDASPTKWHLAHTTWFFETFILRTQSDYREFDPEFNFLFNSYYNSIGRQYPRSRRGLISRPGMQQVEDYRNHVDREMSRRLGCDDFATQNAELLQIGINHEQQHQELMLTDAKHMLSCNPTWPIYRDDPFDRAVAERAERWIEVPDGMHDIGHEGDGFAYDNESPRHATHLHATSIATTLVTNGEFLEFVQDGGYERPEFWLSMGWATVQQDNWDAPLYWVQQDGRWHQFTLAGLVPVDPDWPVTHVSYFEADAFARWAGKRLPTEFQWEAACQIANRSSDVSLEQEPFADVLMKQNKCIHPTRSPAGLMGGVWQWTCSSYAGYPGYRPPAGAVGEYNGKFMCNQYVLRGGSVATSSNHIRDTYRNFFPPEARWQFTGIRLADD; translated from the coding sequence ATGAGTAGTACTGCTGCTGCCCTGTCGCCGGGGGAACAACTTCGTGCGTCCTACCTCGCAACGCGATCTTTTACCGACCAGATTGCTCAGCCTTTGTCGGCGGAAGACTGCACCGTTCAGTCGATGGACGACGCGAGTCCCACGAAGTGGCACCTTGCGCATACCACGTGGTTTTTCGAAACCTTCATCCTGCGGACTCAGTCGGACTATCGCGAATTCGATCCCGAGTTCAATTTTTTGTTCAATTCGTACTACAACTCGATCGGTCGCCAGTATCCTCGGTCGCGTCGGGGGCTGATCTCTCGTCCCGGGATGCAGCAGGTCGAGGATTATCGCAACCATGTCGATCGAGAAATGTCGAGACGTCTGGGGTGCGATGATTTCGCGACCCAGAATGCCGAGTTATTACAGATTGGGATCAATCACGAACAGCAGCACCAAGAGTTGATGCTGACTGACGCCAAGCACATGTTGTCATGCAATCCGACGTGGCCAATCTATCGTGACGATCCGTTTGATCGTGCAGTGGCGGAGCGGGCGGAGCGATGGATCGAAGTACCCGATGGGATGCATGACATTGGGCATGAAGGCGACGGTTTTGCCTATGACAACGAATCGCCGCGGCATGCGACTCATTTGCATGCGACCTCGATTGCAACGACGCTTGTCACCAACGGCGAATTCTTGGAATTTGTCCAAGACGGCGGCTACGAGCGACCCGAGTTTTGGTTGTCGATGGGCTGGGCAACCGTTCAGCAGGACAATTGGGATGCCCCGCTGTATTGGGTGCAACAAGATGGTCGCTGGCACCAATTCACGCTCGCAGGATTGGTCCCCGTCGACCCTGATTGGCCCGTTACACATGTCAGCTATTTCGAAGCCGATGCCTTCGCTCGCTGGGCAGGCAAACGGTTGCCTACCGAGTTTCAGTGGGAAGCGGCGTGTCAGATCGCGAATCGTTCGTCTGACGTATCGCTCGAACAAGAGCCGTTTGCGGATGTGTTGATGAAGCAAAACAAGTGCATTCATCCGACGCGATCGCCAGCCGGATTGATGGGCGGCGTGTGGCAATGGACCTGCAGCAGTTATGCAGGCTATCCCGGCTATCGACCGCCCGCCGGCGCGGTAGGCGAATACAACGGCAAATTCATGTGCAATCAATATGTATTGCGAGGCGGCAGTGTCGCGACGTCAAGCAACCATATCCGCGATACCTATCGCAACTTCTTTCCACCCGAAGCACGTTGGCAATTCACCGGCATCCGGCTCGCCGACGATTGA
- a CDS encoding tRNA-binding protein — MSHQNTISWDDFEQVELCAGTIVAVLDFPEARKPAYKVTVDFGPKIGVKRTSAQITSLYTKDELLGRQIIGVVNFPVKQIGPFLSEFLIVGFYRDDGSVVLAVPDKSIDNGAKLA; from the coding sequence ATGAGTCATCAAAACACCATCAGCTGGGACGATTTCGAACAAGTCGAACTGTGTGCGGGAACGATCGTCGCAGTATTGGATTTCCCCGAAGCCAGGAAGCCAGCGTACAAGGTAACGGTCGATTTTGGACCAAAGATTGGTGTCAAGCGAACCAGTGCTCAGATCACGTCGCTTTACACCAAAGACGAACTGTTGGGCCGTCAAATCATCGGGGTTGTGAATTTTCCCGTCAAACAGATCGGCCCCTTTCTATCCGAGTTTTTGATCGTCGGTTTCTATCGTGACGATGGCTCGGTCGTGTTGGCGGTCCCCGACAAATCGATCGACAACGGCGCCAAGTTGGCGTAA
- a CDS encoding HD domain-containing protein, whose amino-acid sequence MTETEIVERVQCLVCQRMAGQQAGHDVDHVLRVLKSAREIQAEVGGDRFVVELAALLHDLGDAKFHDGQERSAEFARDILSKHSVDPSTIEHVATIVDTISFRKAADPATLSLEAKIVQDADRLDALGAIGIVRTIEYGAAIGQPFYLSDNPGGKHKTAIDHFDEKLFKLHDLLNTDAARRIAGQREQFMRTFLDQFRHECGETE is encoded by the coding sequence ATGACCGAAACGGAAATCGTAGAGCGAGTGCAGTGTCTTGTTTGCCAACGGATGGCGGGACAACAGGCCGGACATGATGTCGATCATGTGTTGCGTGTACTCAAATCGGCTCGTGAAATTCAAGCGGAAGTCGGCGGCGATCGCTTTGTCGTCGAATTGGCAGCACTGCTACATGATCTTGGCGATGCGAAATTTCACGACGGCCAAGAGCGAAGTGCCGAATTTGCACGCGATATTTTGTCCAAGCATTCCGTCGACCCCAGCACCATCGAGCACGTCGCGACGATTGTTGATACCATTTCGTTTCGCAAGGCTGCCGATCCCGCCACACTTTCACTCGAGGCCAAGATCGTGCAAGACGCCGATCGGCTCGACGCGCTCGGGGCGATCGGTATCGTCAGGACGATCGAGTACGGTGCCGCCATCGGACAACCTTTCTACCTGTCGGATAACCCAGGTGGAAAACACAAAACAGCAATCGACCACTTTGACGAGAAACTTTTTAAGCTACATGATCTGCTGAACACCGATGCGGCTCGCCGAATTGCAGGCCAACGCGAGCAATTCATGCGAACGTTCTTAGACCAATTCCGACACGAATGTGGTGAGACAGAATGA
- a CDS encoding sulfatase, producing MNEIHPQPMPPTPRRLFRMIACLFALASLMLGSAMADQRPNVLWIVLDDLGPEIGCFGTPHVSTPAMDRLCSEGVRYTQCYSTSPVCSSSRSALVTGMYQTSIGAHHHRTRQMKPLPEGVQTVMQQFGDAGYFVCDLKPPGVKGKAKRDYNFIADDDLFHGNDWSQRRDGQPFFAQVQIHEPHRPFVQDGDPERADKLTLPPNVPDHPVTRADMANYLASVEKGDKHVAAILDRLDAEGLRENTLIMLFGDHGRPHVWGKQWLYDEGIHTPLIVAGPMIDNPGTSSDALVSLIDVAPTCLRAANITPHARTEGVNILAADFKGREFVFAARDRCGEAADRIRAIRDTRYKYIRNFHPDRPYTQTSSYKQLSYPVVTLLEVLHAEGKLAPEAARMMQKTRPAEELYDLSADPDELHNLAENPEYQSTLKRMRTQLNQWIETSGDQGAIREGDQAYHDAITAEKRKWYENTQRKRGLDPNVSADQYLEWWKKELRLSTP from the coding sequence ATGAATGAAATTCATCCTCAACCAATGCCACCGACACCACGACGCTTGTTTCGCATGATCGCGTGCCTCTTTGCCCTCGCATCCTTGATGCTTGGCAGTGCGATGGCGGACCAGCGCCCGAACGTTCTGTGGATCGTTTTGGATGATCTCGGGCCCGAGATTGGCTGTTTTGGAACGCCTCACGTTTCAACGCCCGCGATGGATCGGTTGTGCAGCGAAGGCGTTCGCTATACGCAGTGTTACTCGACGTCGCCGGTCTGCTCGTCGTCGCGGAGTGCGTTGGTCACCGGCATGTATCAAACCTCGATTGGCGCACACCACCATCGCACGCGGCAAATGAAGCCGTTGCCTGAGGGCGTGCAAACGGTGATGCAGCAGTTTGGCGATGCAGGCTATTTTGTCTGTGACCTGAAGCCTCCGGGGGTCAAAGGCAAAGCCAAGCGGGACTACAACTTCATCGCCGACGACGACCTATTTCACGGTAACGATTGGTCGCAGCGTCGCGACGGGCAACCGTTTTTTGCTCAGGTGCAAATCCACGAGCCTCATCGCCCGTTTGTCCAAGACGGCGATCCCGAGCGGGCCGACAAACTAACGTTGCCGCCCAACGTTCCCGATCATCCGGTGACCCGCGCCGACATGGCGAACTATTTGGCATCGGTGGAAAAGGGTGACAAGCATGTCGCGGCCATCTTAGATCGTTTGGATGCCGAAGGATTGCGTGAAAACACGTTGATCATGCTCTTTGGCGATCACGGTCGGCCTCATGTTTGGGGCAAACAGTGGCTTTACGACGAAGGGATCCATACGCCACTGATCGTTGCCGGACCGATGATCGATAATCCAGGCACAAGCAGCGATGCCCTTGTCAGTCTGATCGACGTGGCTCCGACGTGTTTACGTGCTGCTAACATCACGCCGCACGCTCGCACCGAGGGCGTCAATATTCTGGCTGCCGATTTCAAAGGACGCGAATTTGTATTTGCCGCTCGCGATCGCTGTGGTGAAGCTGCCGACCGCATCCGCGCCATCCGAGACACACGGTACAAGTACATCCGCAACTTTCACCCCGACCGCCCTTATACGCAAACCAGCAGCTACAAGCAGCTCTCTTATCCGGTGGTCACGCTATTGGAAGTGCTGCACGCCGAAGGCAAACTCGCCCCGGAAGCGGCACGCATGATGCAAAAAACGCGCCCCGCCGAGGAACTGTACGACTTATCAGCGGATCCCGACGAACTGCACAACCTTGCCGAGAATCCCGAATATCAATCCACACTCAAGCGAATGCGAACTCAGCTGAATCAGTGGATTGAAACGAGCGGTGACCAAGGGGCGATCCGCGAAGGCGATCAAGCCTATCATGATGCGATCACTGCTGAAAAAAGAAAGTGGTATGAAAACACGCAGCGAAAACGCGGACTCGACCCGAACGTTTCCGCCGACCAGTATCTCGAATGGTGGAAAAAGGAACTGCGGCTCTCGACGCCCTAA
- a CDS encoding ThuA domain-containing protein, protein MKISPIRLLTLVATLTLGSLQSPSIATAEEAAKKAEPLKVLLVAGGCCHDYATQTKLLKQGIEERLNAEVTVELSESTTTTARFDIYESDDWAKGYDVIVHDECSANVIERPYVDRILAAHRNGTPAVNLHCAMHSYRWGDFKSPVQPGADNAGWYEMLGLQSTGHGPKLPIDVLSTDSTHPIMKGFENWTTINEELYNNIRVFAGASALIEGKQMMPPNKKQLKQNPDATATESTAVIAWTNHYGPQKTKIFSTSLGHQNDTVADARYMDVVVRGILWVTDNLDADGKANPEVTK, encoded by the coding sequence ATGAAAATCTCTCCCATCCGCCTGCTGACCCTAGTCGCCACCCTCACGCTGGGGTCGCTGCAAAGCCCCTCGATCGCAACGGCGGAAGAGGCAGCCAAGAAAGCCGAGCCGCTGAAGGTGCTGCTGGTCGCCGGCGGTTGTTGCCACGACTACGCGACGCAAACGAAGTTGCTGAAGCAAGGCATCGAAGAACGGCTGAATGCCGAAGTCACCGTCGAGCTGAGTGAGAGCACCACCACCACCGCCCGTTTTGACATCTACGAATCCGATGATTGGGCCAAGGGATACGATGTCATTGTGCACGATGAATGTTCCGCCAACGTGATCGAGCGGCCTTACGTCGATCGCATCCTGGCTGCGCATCGCAACGGCACTCCGGCCGTCAATCTGCACTGTGCGATGCACAGCTACCGTTGGGGTGATTTCAAATCGCCCGTGCAGCCCGGCGCCGACAACGCGGGTTGGTACGAAATGCTTGGGCTGCAATCGACAGGCCACGGCCCTAAATTGCCCATCGATGTGCTGAGCACCGATTCGACACACCCGATCATGAAAGGGTTCGAGAATTGGACAACGATCAACGAAGAACTGTACAACAACATCCGTGTGTTTGCCGGTGCGAGTGCCCTGATCGAAGGCAAACAAATGATGCCGCCAAACAAGAAGCAACTGAAGCAGAATCCCGATGCGACGGCCACGGAATCGACCGCAGTGATCGCATGGACCAATCACTACGGTCCTCAGAAAACCAAGATCTTCAGCACCTCGCTTGGTCACCAAAACGACACCGTCGCCGATGCTCGCTACATGGACGTCGTTGTTCGAGGCATTTTGTGGGTCACCGACAACTTGGACGCGGACGGTAAGGCCAATCCAGAGGTGACGAAGTAG
- a CDS encoding arylsulfatase, with the protein MKSLLICLLQCCLANLVAVAVLADEPRTPNVIYILADDLGYGDLSCYGQTKFETPNIDALAQRGMRFTQHYSGSTVCAPSRCALLTGLHTGHTVVRGNAEVSPEGQEPMPADTYTVAKHLQAAGYKTGLFGKWGLGAPGSVSEPLKMGFDRFYGYNCQRIAHCYYPAFLWNDQERQLLWGNVASHKHDYAPDLIHDQALKFIRDNKDQPFFCYYAAIQPHADMVAPESYMKKYRGKFPPETEYPDDYYLGQPEPHAAFVAMVNVLDDYVGELTAELERLGIAEDTLVIFSSDNGPHQEGGHAPDYFDSNGPFTGLKRDLYEGGIRVPMIAAWPTKIEAGSVSDEISAFWDFLPTMADLVDRPLPGKTDGVSILPTLLGKPEQQQERDYLYWEFLEKKGRVAIRKGKWKGVRYNVDLDPKSPIELYDLSVDPGEKNNVAAQHPEQAAELSKLISEARTMSTNPRFNFQYQRK; encoded by the coding sequence GCCAACCTGGTGGCCGTCGCAGTATTAGCGGATGAACCACGCACCCCCAATGTGATTTACATCCTTGCCGACGACCTCGGTTACGGCGACCTCAGCTGTTATGGGCAAACCAAGTTCGAGACTCCCAACATTGATGCATTGGCCCAGCGGGGGATGCGTTTCACCCAGCACTATTCTGGCAGCACCGTTTGTGCCCCGTCGCGGTGTGCCCTGTTGACCGGACTTCACACTGGCCACACGGTAGTGCGCGGCAATGCGGAAGTTTCGCCCGAAGGCCAGGAACCGATGCCCGCAGATACCTACACCGTGGCAAAGCATCTGCAAGCTGCTGGATACAAGACCGGCCTCTTTGGCAAATGGGGATTGGGAGCCCCCGGCTCCGTCAGCGAGCCGTTGAAGATGGGGTTTGACCGTTTCTATGGATACAACTGTCAGCGAATTGCCCACTGCTACTACCCCGCATTTCTGTGGAACGACCAAGAGCGTCAATTGCTCTGGGGTAACGTCGCGTCACACAAACATGATTACGCACCGGATTTGATCCATGATCAAGCATTGAAATTTATTCGTGACAACAAAGACCAGCCGTTTTTCTGTTACTACGCCGCCATCCAGCCACACGCCGATATGGTCGCGCCGGAATCGTACATGAAAAAGTACCGGGGCAAATTTCCGCCCGAGACAGAGTACCCCGACGACTATTATTTGGGGCAGCCCGAACCGCATGCTGCGTTTGTCGCGATGGTCAATGTGCTGGACGATTATGTTGGCGAGCTCACCGCGGAACTGGAGCGATTGGGGATTGCAGAGGACACGCTGGTGATTTTCTCGTCCGACAATGGGCCTCACCAAGAAGGGGGCCATGCCCCCGACTATTTCGATTCCAACGGCCCGTTCACCGGGCTGAAACGCGATCTCTACGAAGGGGGGATTCGAGTACCGATGATCGCCGCTTGGCCCACCAAAATCGAAGCGGGAAGTGTCTCGGACGAAATTTCGGCGTTCTGGGATTTTTTGCCGACGATGGCCGATTTGGTCGACCGACCGCTGCCTGGCAAAACCGATGGCGTTTCGATCCTGCCCACGCTGCTTGGAAAACCGGAACAACAGCAAGAACGTGATTACCTCTACTGGGAATTTCTCGAGAAAAAGGGGCGTGTGGCCATTCGCAAGGGCAAATGGAAAGGGGTTCGCTACAATGTCGATCTCGATCCAAAATCGCCCATCGAACTGTATGATTTGTCCGTCGATCCCGGCGAAAAGAACAATGTCGCCGCCCAACATCCCGAACAGGCGGCCGAGTTGAGTAAGCTGATCTCCGAGGCGCGAACCATGTCGACGAATCCGCGATTTAACTTTCAATACCAACGCAAGTAA